DNA sequence from the Lagenorhynchus albirostris chromosome 13, mLagAlb1.1, whole genome shotgun sequence genome:
GTGGGTGTCTGTCCCTTGTCTCTCCGCGTCTTGCTGTGTTCAGCCGGGCTAGTGTACTTGGCCTTCAACAGTCATTTCTTGTTGTTGCAAAATATTAACGTGCAGGGAAGATGGTACACAAAACCAAGGCAACTTCTTTGTTGACCGGACACCGTGGCAGGTTACACCTGGTTCCCATTCCAGACCGTGTGAAGCTCATTACTCCCTCTGATAAATAAGCCTGTTTCTCATCCAACTAGACAGGAACCTGAAATAggaaatctttttctcttttggctgtgctgcacagcatgtgggatcttagttccctgaccaggggttaaacccatgccccctgcattgggagctcggagtcttaaccacaggaccgccagtAAAGTCCcggaaatcatttttttttaattgtgtttaaaaaagaaacccacataaaatttaccgtcttcattatttttaaatgcatagttTGGCcctgttaagtatattcacattgttgtgaaacagatttctggaacattttcatcttgcagaactgaaactctacccattaaacagcagttccccatttcccctccccctcagcccctggtaactactGTTCTTCCTATTTCTACGAATTTGACTGTGTGAGATACCGTCTATAAATGGagtcctacagtatttgtctttttgcggctggcttatttcactgagtataatgtcctcaagattcatccatgttgtagtgcatgtaaggatttttgtgtgtgtgtgaccacaCCACGCgatttgtgggatcttagttccccgaccagggatcgaacccaggccttcggcattggaagcacagagtcctaaccactggaccaccagggaattcccatgtcaGGATTTTATGAAACATGAAATCTTAAACACCTCAAATTTGAACAGCTTAAACACCTCAAAATTTACTTgttcaaaatttatttgaaaatttgttCAGATTTGTTCAAATCTTGTTCAAAATTTATTTGAACACCCCGAATTTATTTGAACAGCTTAGGCTGGGAGGGTAGGAGGTGGGGGTCCTTCCTGTTCTACTTGTGCCGTGAAATAAATACCCTTGTTGAGTTTGTCTCCTTGTCATGTGCTTCTCCCATGTTTCCCCCTCAAGTTTCTAGCATAAATTAACCCTTTAAagcagatttttgttgttgttttttaaaatttatttattttatttatttgcttttggctgcgttgggtctttgttgctgcgcgcgggctagagggggactactcttcattgcggtgcgaggtcttttcattgcagtggctcctctggttgcagagcacgggctctaggcgcgcgggcttcagtagttgtgccgtgtgggctcagtagttgtggcgcgtgggctcagtagttgtggatcaaggaccctagagcacaggatcagtagttgtggcgcacgggcttagttgccctgcagcatgtgggatcttcccggaccagggctcgaacccgtgtcccctgcgtcggcaggtggattcttcaccactgcgccaccagggaagccccctaaagcAGATGTTTTGTGTTACAAGACAGTCATCCACAAGGGAGCTACACCAAACATCGCAGGACAAAGTGTCACCTGTCAGAGTATATTTATGATGCCTGAGAGCCTTTGAAGCTCAGGCCTGTGTGCTTCATTCCAGAGAGCCCAGCAATATGCCCAGGAAGTCCTGCAGAAGGAATGCCGGCCCCAGTTCGCCAAGAGGTCGATGGTGCAGCTCTTCAGGCACAGGTACACCTCGGACCTGCCACCTTTCGTGACGAAGGCCCCCGCAGGGAGCGAGGCCGAGTACAAGTACGACCCTCCTTTCGGATTCCGCAAGTTCTCCGAGAAAGTCCAGAGCCTCTTGGAACTCCTGCCCGAGCATGACTTTCCTGCACACTTGAAAGCCAAGAGCTGCAGGCGTTGTGTGGTCATTGGAAGTGGTGGAATCCTCCACGGGCTAGAGCTGGGCCGGGCCCTGAACCAGTTCGATGTTGTGATAAGGTACGTTGGCTTTCAGACCATCCTCTCCCCTCTGGACTTTAGTTCTCTGCTGTGGGTCAGGGCAGCACCAAAAACAGGAGGGACCCAGGCAGCCCTACATGTCCCTGCCTGCAGGGGACTCGCTGTTTGAGAAGTggaaacaaagacatgaaaggatTGGACGCCCCAAACTGTGCAGTACTGACCCTAATTTTGGTAAAAACCCTTTCAGAGGAGGTGAAGGTTGGAAGGATCGGTAGATTCAGATAAGCCAGCAAAGGTGGAAGGCTGTGCTAGGCAGGGCCCAGAGGAGGAGGCAGTGCGGGGAGCTTGAGTCAGTGGGACGCCTGGCTTCTGGGAGCGGGGCTTGGGGTAGGTGAGCCCTGGAAGGTGGTACCGGTTGGGACCAGAAAGCACACAGAGGTGTTTGAAAGCCACATAACAGGCAATAGGCAGTCATCCTACATTACAGGAGTTTGTGATAGTTTGACAGTCACGTCAGGGGACGCCAAGATTTCTAGTCTGGGGTCTGAGACGTCAGTGGGACCGCTGTCAGAAACGGAGAAGTTGAGGAAAATCTCTGGCTAGTGAGGGAGGATGACAAGATCCATCTCAGATATTTTGAGCCTGAAAGTGGTGCTATATCCACATAATGCCTTTATCCCCAGTAGCTGTGACTTCGGGTAAGTTTCCTTGCTGTCCTGTGTCTCCGTTTCCTCGCTGtcctgtgcctccgtttcctcatctgtaaatgggggcAGTGATGGCACAGACCTTACAGGGTGACTGTGAAAACAAAACGAGTTCACATCTAGatgtaaagcacttggaacagtgTCAGAATCAGGGTAGATGCTCAGTACATGTTAGCAGCTATTTTGGGAGAATGTGTAGGAAGCTAAGGAGGAAAGGACACAGGGTGTAAGATGTTTGTAGGAAAGAACCAGACTTTTGTAAGGGCCAAGAGATAGAAGAAACAAGAACTACGTTTTCAGGTGAAAGGTGGGAAGTGAGGGTGTGGGAGTGGGGTTGTGGGGTTTGGGGGGTGAAGGAGGAGGGGACTGCTTCCTTTCTCTGGGTGCTTCCTGTGTGCCCGACGCTGTCACGTGCCCTGGATGTTCTCGTTCCATAGTGAAGCCGTCCCCTTAGCCAGTGTCAGGCATGAGGACACAGAGACACTGTAGGGCACAGAGTCCAGGCCAGAGCCTAGCATTCCGAATGCAGGGTTTTGAGGCTTCCAGAACCTCACCCTGACTCTGTGTAAGcagctgaatgatcagctgtgcACAGGCAGCACTGGGGGAGGCAGACAGGACCCCGTATGCCCTTCTAATGGTGTGCGACCGATATACGGGAGGAGAAGAGGTAAGAAACTGGGGTGCGCACTCCGGTCCAGAGGAGAGATGCAGTGGAAGAGAAGGGCGGCCTTGAGCTGACCTTGAAGAATGGTGGCATTTAGCCCTTTAGGAAGGAGGTGGCCAGGAGATCCGGATGGGGAAGCTTACCTGGCAGGAGGAACGAGGGcctgggagagggaaagggggctgGGCAGGTGGCTCAATGCCCAGTGATGGGGAGGCCAGGCTGGGCAGCACGACTTCAGGCACAGGCACTGGGGGACACGGAGCACTGGGGACCCAGGAAGGGGACTTAGACTGATTATGATGGAGATCAGTTGAAAAACTTTTTGGgggtaacttttatttattttttattttttattttttttgtggtacgcgggcctctcactgttgtggcctctcccgctgcggagcacaggctccggacgcgcaggctcagcggccatggctcacgggcccagcccctccgcggtacgtgggatcttccccgaccggggcacgaacccgtgtcccccgcatcggcaggcggactctcaaccactgcgccaccagggaagccctattttatttatttatttttaaaattaatatttattggagtatagttgatttacaatgccgtgatagtttctgctgtacagaaaagtgaatcagctgtgtgtgtgtatatatatatatatatatatccactcttttttagattcttttcccatataggtcattacagagtattgagtagagttccctgtgctatacagtcggtccctattagttacctgttttatatatcgtagtatgtatatgtcaatcctagtcTCCCAATTTACCTCTCCCCCCCTGGGGTAACTTTTAGGTTTAAAGCAATTCTGAACTTAACAGGAAAGTTGCAAGAGTAGTACAAAGAACTCCCATTCacccttttcccagactcctcaGTTGATAACGCTGTATCACACTGgctttataattttctctctttatatacTATTATTCTTTTCTGAACCCTTTAAGAGTTAGTTACAAATCTCAAACTCCttctttacccctaaatacttcagtgtgcatttcttaagaacaaggacattctcttataGAACCGCATGACGATATTCAGAATTAGGGAATTAACACTGATGCAGCACAGACCTTAGCTACAGTCCTTATTCAGACTTCACCAGTTATTCCAGTCGTGtccattatttaaaaagaaaggaaaagagggcttccctggtggcacagtggttaagaatccacctccaaggcaggggacacgggttcaagccctggtccaggaagatcccacatgccacggagcaactaagcccgtgcgccacaactactgagcccacgtgccacagctactgaagcctgctcacctagagcccttgctccacagcaagagaagccagcgcaatgagaagctcgtgcaccgcaacgaagagtagcccccgctcgccacaagtagagaaagcctgtgtgctgcaacgaagaccaaaaaaatgcagccaaaaataaataataaaatagaaaggaaaagaaaaagaaaatacctcaTCCAGGATCATGCcgtgcatttagttgtcatgtctaataatagctttttttttttttttttttttttttttgcggtacgcgggcctctcactcctgctgcctctcccgttgcggagcacaggctccggacgcgcaggctcagcggccatggctcacgggctcagccgctccgcggcatgtgggatcctccgggatccgggcacgaacccgtgtcccctgcatcggcaggcggaccctcaaccactgcgccaccagggaagccctaataataGCTTTTAATAATCCAGGAGTTAGGTATCTGAGATCTGGAAGAGGAAGTGACGgtggaatagaaaagaaaggTTTGTACAGGTGTGATAATACAGGGAAAGAACCAAACAGACTTTTTTTGAGATTTCAAAACTGTGTACCTGTGTGAGTGGTACTGCTTTGGGAAGAATTCTTAGCATTTTCCCCAGAGCATCCACCCCGGCAAAGCCTTCATTGATCTAACAGTTCTGAGTGCCCCAAATTCCTGCTTTAATGTAAGACCAGGTTGCACTTGGACCCAGTGCCCTCCTCGGGCCCAACCCTGTCTATATATAACTATGGTTTGTGTCTGCCTTTCCCCggtttttaggttttcttttttgattcccTTTTTGAAATTCTGGCAAGAACCACTAATATCTAAGCACAATGGGAAGCTTTCAAGGAAACATTACTAGTGCCCAGAGTGTAATGTGTTTGGGTTGGCTTAAAGTGGCAGGACTAGATGGAATTGCTTGTCATTCAGAAATTGGATACGGGAGTCTCTTGCAGACTGAAGACTGCATTGATCAAGCACCTGGAAAGGGCAGAGCTGAGGGATGACAGGGCTGCCGGGAGGGGTGCCCTACCCCCCAACCACACCCTCGTTCCCAGTCctaaaaaaatgtggaaaacacGCTGCAGGAATTTGGCATGTGTTAAAGTGGTTAATGTCAGTTTATCTTTGTCCTTTTTACTTAAATAGGTTAAACAGTGCACCGGTTGAAGGATATTCAGAGCATGTTGGAAATAAAACTACTATAAGGATGACTTATCCAGAGGGTGCACCACTGTCTGACCTCGAATATTATTCCAATGACttgtttgttgctgttttatttaAGAGTGTTGACTTCAACTGGCTTCAGGCGATGGTCAAAAATGAAACCCTGGTAAGCACTAGAAATTCAGCCATCAGATATGCCTCCGTAAAAAGCGAAGGGGCCTCTGACTGGAATtaacaggtttttatttttaaactaacacACATGCTTTCAAATAAACACTCCCTTTGTAGAAGCCCCTCAGAACTTCCCCTGGAAATTGCTTTCAGAACTTGACTGAGTCACATGTGGAAACTGGGATCATTACTTAGTGGAAATAACAAGCTTGGGACCAAAATGGCTATCATTGAGGTTGGCCACCCACCTTCATTCACCAGACATGAATTTACATGGCTTCTGACTATTTTCAGAAATTAGTTTTATGTGCATGAATATAAACCATTATTGAGGCAATTCAGAAGAATATACATAAATTCTCCGAAGAGTATTTTCAAAGAGATTCTCCAAAAATgctttggtggtggttttttttccctttttttaatgtttatttatttggccgcgctgggtgttagttgtggcaggcaggctccttggttgcggcatgcaaactcttagttgcggcatgcctgtgggatctagttccctgaccagggattgaacccgggccccctgcatggggagcgCGGCGTCTTATGCagtgcgccaccggggaagcccctggtGGTGTTCTCACTGGAGTCAATTCACGGCGTTCCAGAGGGGCAGATGTGGAGGAGATGGCCCCAACTTGGTCatattccttttctttgtctttacaaTAATCTATCACCTTACTTTATagtcccccagccccccacattATGTTGAAATGAATTCCAGAGGTCAGCTGTTAAGCAGTGTGTGTGCGTTTATATGCACTTGCACAAACCAGCTGACTGTAAAGTTAACAGGACATATCAGACTTTTCACAGAAGCTTCACGTGCTGGAGAATTTGTATCTCCAAAGCTCGATTCCGTACAGGTTACTGTGGTCCTCTGGATTTTCTCTTGGGTAGTTGTTCTAGTTGAAAGATGAAGCACATACGAAATGATTTACAGTCAGTTACCAAGAGACATCACAGGACTAGGAAGTGGAGTAAGTGGAGAAGGGGGTGCGTGGTGGGGACCTGAGCACAGGCGGGGCACCCAGAACAGTTCATACCCTCGAATTGGATCTGTTTGCTTGGTTTTCCCTGGGCAAAATGGTGGCTTTGGATCCTAAAAAGGCTGACTCTCTCAGGTCATTACCTGAAGAATTTCTTCCCCAAATCAATAAGAGCTGCTTCTGCAGTTCCTTTCCTTGTCCAGTGCCACCTTCATAGATCAGATCCTTAGAGTTGCTTGCCTGAGTTGAGGTACTGGATTTGCATAGATCTGTGACTTGGCCACAGAATGCAGCCTACAAACCCACAAGGGGCCACACCCACGGTTCTGGCCTCATTAGCAGGGGATGCGCTCTGCCCGCTTCACTGATAAGATCACTTGATTAAATCCCCCTAACGattgcttgctttctttccttaGCCGTTTTGGGTGCGACTCTTCTTTTGGAAGCAGGTGGCGGAAAAAATCCCACTCCAGCCAAAACAGTTCAGGATTTTGAATCCGGTTATTATCAAAGAGACTGCCTTTGACATCCTTCGATACTCAGAGCCTCAGTCAAGGTTCTGGGGCCGAGATAAGGTATTTTTGTCGCTACTGAAACTTAACTGTTCTTCTCTGTGTTGGAAAGGAGGCACCTATACAGCTTTCACTTAGGCTCAGCTGTATACCCAGAAGCATCTTCCAGGGATGAAACCTAGTCATTGATTAGATGTTCCACGTGTTTTTCCCTCTCTACATCTTCACCTTAGGGCTCCCCACTGATTGATCCCCCCACTCCTGGTGGCTCATTTCACTAGTACAGTCAGCACTTCAGCACTTCGGTCACTGAGATATTATTTAAGGTATTCTTACTCCAGGATTCCATATAATTAGCTGCAGGACACTGAAAGGAACTTCGGTGGTCAGAAAGTTCTTTACATTTTAACTCTACAGGCCACTTGGGTGAAAATTGACGTTTATCCTCACTTTATAGGTGAAAGCAGTGCTTTTCAGTTGATGCCTGGATCCCACCCCAGATGTTCTGATTTAACCTGTCTGTGTTGTGGTCTGTACATTGGGATTTTCAGAGTTCcctgggtgatttttatttttcagcctgCTCTGAGAACCTTGGTGCTATAGGCTGTTCACTGCAGTAGGTTCTTTACCTGCAATTAGCCTGTGTTGCTACTGGGCGGAGATGCCTTTATTACCTGTTTCTTCATGATCTGAATAGCTAAACCTGTgtctttaaataaaacttttttaaaagcagtgGAAATGGTTTAAgcaaaacatttatatttaaggaaaaGCAAGGAATTTTGAAACATGGGGACTGCTACCCACACTGGGGGCCTGAGATACCTCCTAGGAAATGGGGCTGGTCCAGGGTGCAATTTGCAAATGGAGCTAGACTCAGGGGTCCTCATCCAATAGGCAGATGAGCAGGGTCTTCTATTTGCCCTTTGAatcaaattctaattaaaaaattgCTTTAA
Encoded proteins:
- the ST3GAL5 gene encoding lactosylceramide alpha-2,3-sialyltransferase isoform X1, which codes for MRTKAEGGAERRPLQPRTKAAVAAAAPAGRAMPSQYNRVKLKSDCSQPSLQWYTRAQNKMRRPSLLLKDILKCTLLVFGVWILYILKLNYTTEECDMKKVHYVDPNRIKRAQQYAQEVLQKECRPQFAKRSMVQLFRHRYTSDLPPFVTKAPAGSEAEYKYDPPFGFRKFSEKVQSLLELLPEHDFPAHLKAKSCRRCVVIGSGGILHGLELGRALNQFDVVIRLNSAPVEGYSEHVGNKTTIRMTYPEGAPLSDLEYYSNDLFVAVLFKSVDFNWLQAMVKNETLPFWVRLFFWKQVAEKIPLQPKQFRILNPVIIKETAFDILRYSEPQSRFWGRDKNVPTIGVIAVVLATHLCDEVSLAGFGYDLSQPRTPLHYFDNLCMAAMNFQTMHNVTTETGFLLKLVREGVVRDLSGGIHCEF
- the ST3GAL5 gene encoding lactosylceramide alpha-2,3-sialyltransferase isoform X2; translation: MPSQYNRVKLKSDCSQPSLQWYTRAQNKMRRPSLLLKDILKCTLLVFGVWILYILKLNYTTEECDMKKVHYVDPNRIKRAQQYAQEVLQKECRPQFAKRSMVQLFRHRYTSDLPPFVTKAPAGSEAEYKYDPPFGFRKFSEKVQSLLELLPEHDFPAHLKAKSCRRCVVIGSGGILHGLELGRALNQFDVVIRLNSAPVEGYSEHVGNKTTIRMTYPEGAPLSDLEYYSNDLFVAVLFKSVDFNWLQAMVKNETLPFWVRLFFWKQVAEKIPLQPKQFRILNPVIIKETAFDILRYSEPQSRFWGRDKNVPTIGVIAVVLATHLCDEVSLAGFGYDLSQPRTPLHYFDNLCMAAMNFQTMHNVTTETGFLLKLVREGVVRDLSGGIHCEF
- the ST3GAL5 gene encoding lactosylceramide alpha-2,3-sialyltransferase isoform X3, with the protein product MTYPEGAPLSDLEYYSNDLFVAVLFKSVDFNWLQAMVKNETLPFWVRLFFWKQVAEKIPLQPKQFRILNPVIIKETAFDILRYSEPQSRFWGRDKNVPTIGVIAVVLATHLCDEVSLAGFGYDLSQPRTPLHYFDNLCMAAMNFQTMHNVTTETGFLLKLVREGVVRDLSGGIHCEF